In a single window of the Elaeis guineensis isolate ETL-2024a chromosome 8, EG11, whole genome shotgun sequence genome:
- the LOC105035951 gene encoding tubulin-folding cofactor B — protein sequence MASRLQLPSDDSVDLVVTHSNIKSFSAQVRLSLQTMVESAKEKLWRKCGTSVDLMCLELYDDAGSKVCDLNDNLRPLGFYSPQNGYRLHIIDLDPSSVSSGGWLDDTSLVEKYKISEEAYNKLDCNFRKFKEKMISQNPPSGESKLPDGYMEDLCANIKVGDGCEVEPGGKRGVVKFVGQAEALGPGFWVGIQYDEPLGKHDGMVKGIRYFQCLPQHGAILRPDKVKVGDYPERDPFDEEEI from the exons ATGGCTTCTCGGCTTCAACTTCCAAGCGACGACTCTGTAGATCTCGTCGTCACTCATTCCAACATCAAGAGCTTCTCTGCCCAAGTGCGCCTCTCCCTCCAG ACGATGGTGGAGTCGGCCAAGGAGAAGCTTTGGAGAAAGTGTGGGACGTCCGTGGACTTGATGTGCCTCGAGCTCTACGATGATGCCGGGTCCAAAGTGTGTGACCTGAATGACAATCTGAGGCCACTTGGATTCTATTCCCCTCAAAATGG GTACCGGCTGCATATTATAGATCTAGACCCCTCATCAGTAAGCTCTGGTGGCTGGTTGGATGACACTTCACTGgtggaaaaatataaaatttctgaGGAAGCCTATAATAAACTTGATT GCAATTTTAGGAAATTTAAAGAGAAAATGATATCTCAAAATCCACCAAGTGGTGAAAGCAAA CTACCGGACGGTTACATGGAGGACCTATGTGCAAATATCAAG GTTGGAGATGGATGTGAAGTTGAACCTGGGGGAAAAAGGGGAGTCGTGAAGTTTGTTGGTCAAGCTGAGGCTTTAGGACCTGGCTTTTGGGTTGGCATTCAATATGATGAACCTCTTGGGAAACATGATGGCAT GGTGAAAGGTATTCGCTATTTTCAATGCCTGCCACAGCATGGTGCCATACTTAGGCCAGACAAAGTCAAG GTTGGAGACTATCCTGAGAGGGACCCATTTGATGAAGAAGAGATATAG